The genomic window TCGAGCTGAGATTGCACAGGCTTGTCGTCAGGTGGCTGAGCAAGTGCAGCAGGGAAAGCTAACTGCCGCTAATGTGACAGAAGACTTGATTGAGCAATATCTTTATACTGCTGATATGCCTCATCCGGATCTCCTGATTCGTACCAGTGGCGAGATGCGTCTGAGCAACTTCCTATTGTGGCAGTTGGCTTATACAGAATTGTATTTCACGGAGATCCTTTGGCCCGATTTTGACCGAGCTGCTTTTCATCAAGCTTTACTTACTTACCAAAGCCGCGATCGCCGTTTTGGAACCGTTGCCACGCCCCTATCCACAGGGCAAACGCATGAAAAGTTTTGAAACCAGATATAGCGTTATGGCCTCAAACACCTACTATAGGTAGCCCCATGTATTCTCAATAAGAGCAAATCGTTACGAATTTTCGCAACAGGAGGGCTTCAAAGTCAATAACGCAGTTTCATGCGTTTGCCCTGACCCCTATCCAGCTCTGCGGCTCAAGCTGTACTGTAGCTGTGCTTAGGCGATCGCGGCTGGGGTACCAATTGGGTTGCCTGGATAAAATCATCGTGCTTGATGGGGGCTGAGCGTTGCAAATATGCCATCGCCTTCAGTGCCGCCCAGTGAGCCTCCCAATCGGAGCCAGCACAGCAGTCTTCGATCACATGAAAGTGATAGTCGCGGTGGTGCGCTTCAGCGGCGGTGTAGTGGACACAGACATTGGTCATCGTGCCCATCAAGATTAGGGTGTCAACTTTTAAGCCTCGCAGGAGGATTTCTAGGTCAGTGCCAAAGAAGCAGCTATAACGGCGTTTACCAATAGCGAATTCTCCCCCAATGGGGGCAAGTTCCCAATAATAGTCGGTGCTGGGCCAGGTTTCCAAGCAATGGATCGGTTCTGCACCATCCAGTTCTCGGCCAAAGTCTACCATTTCCTTGCGGTGGATTTCCTTGAAGTGGATTACGGGCATCTTGGCGGCTCGTGCTGCGGCTAATACCTGCTTAGCTTTTGGTAAAACCTCTGCTGTCCCCACATGGGGCAATCCACCTTCACCCGTGAACACACCCGTTTGGAAATCAATACAGATCAGCGCTGTGGTTTGAGGATTGAATTGAAACGTCATTGGATACCTGTTGAAGTGACAATTTGGCTCATGCTCTTGCGGGACAAATTAATGGCGAATCTGGTCAGCCCAAGGTGTGAGCTTTTGTGAAAGTGATTTTAAGCCGTAGTCAATCACGACTCCAATCACCCCGATGAGGGCAATGCAGAACAATACTTTTTCGGTTTGCAGAAAGCGCTGGGCTTGGATGATTTTGAAGCCCAAACCATTCTGAGCGGCTACCAATTCTGCAATGACTAGGAAGTTCCAGGCTCCGGAGATATTGACGCGGAGAGTGTCGAGGACGCTAGGGAAGGCAGCAGGGATAATCACTCTAAAGACGACATTCCGCCGAGTTGCGCCCAATGTGTAGGCGACATTGATCATCTCATTGGGGATAAACTTGACGGCGTCTGCCACCATAATGGCGTTGTACAACACCACTCCCAACATGATGATCAGGATTTTGGAAGGTTCTCCTAAGCCGAGCCAAATCACGATTAGTGGCACAAAGGCAGTCACGGGCATATAACGCACAGTGCCGACCAAGGGAGCAAATAAACTATCTAGGCTGTAGAACGTGCCCATTGCCAATCCCATCGGCACTCCAATGACTGCTGCGGCCAGAAAACCAGCCAAGACACGACCACTGCTGACTAAGACATCTAACGCTAGATTGTCTTCAGTAAAAAGTTTGAGGCCAGCTTGGAACACAAGGGCTGGGGACGGCAAAAAGATTGGCGACACCCATTCTAAAGAGCTAACTACGGTCCAGAGCAATAACGGAACGACTAGGGAGATGGCAATGAGCAGTAAAGACAGTGACTTAGGAAAGCCTTGACGAATACTCCAAAAAGTCGAGGGCTGCAAATAGTGATATTCACGGGTAGGTTCCAAATTCGTTAGGCTGGATTGAGTCACCGAAATTACCTCCGCTAGGGTTAAGACTTGGGCTAAAAATGCTATGTAGAAAAACTTGCATCTAGAAGAACTTTAAGTACCGCTGGATTTCCCAATCGGAAACATGGGTGTGATATTCCTCCCATTCCTGGGACTTGAACTCAATGTAAGATTTGTACATCAACGGTCCCATCACCTTTTCGCTCAGGGGGTCACTGGCAAAAGCCGCGATCGCCTCTCCTAAATTGCGCGGTAGGAAGCGAATCCCCATTTCCTCCAGTTGCTCTAACGAGTAGTTATACATGTTTTCGGTATTGGGGTCGCCTGGATCAATGCCTTCCCGAATTCCCTCTAATCCAGCGGCTAACAGCATGGCGGCACCGAGATAAGGATTGCTGGCAATATCAGCGGCGCGGCACTCTACTCGTCCCCCGGCTAAAGGAATCCGCAACATATTAGTGCGGTTGTTGTTGCCGTAGCAGACGTAGATAGGAGCCCAAGTAAAGCCTGACATACTGCCTCTGGCTACCAACCGCTTGTAGCTATTGACCGTCGGGGCAATGACGGCACAGATCGCAGGCGCATGTTTGAGGATACCTGCAATGAACTGATAGCCCAGCTTGGAGAGTTTACAACCTCGCGTATCGTCAGGCTCATAAAACAGATTTTCTCCTGTCTGGATATTTGCCAAGGACATATTGTAGTGAGCGCCGCTCCCCGTCCGATTGGCAAAGGGTTTGGGCATGAAGGTGGCAAAAAAGCCATGCTTACGAGCGATCTCTTTCACCATGAGCCGAAAGAAGGTAAAGCGATCGCCCATTTTTAGGGCATCACAGTAAGCGAAATCGGTTTCAAACTGGCCATTGCCATCTTCATGGTCGAAGGAGTAGACATCCCATCCCAGGCTATTCATGGCCTCGACAATTTCTGTCACCCAGGTGTAGTTATCCAGCAGTCCTTGTAGGTCATAGCAAGGTTTGGCTAGCGTGTCGCGATCGCTCACCGGAGTCACCTTACCATCTTCTCCTTCTTTGAGGAGAAAAAATTCGGTTTCAATTCCTAAGTTGAAGGTAAAACCCATTGCTGCGGCTTCGGCTAAGACTCGCTTGAGGATGCCGCGAGAGCAAGCTTCAAAAGGTTCTCCTTTCAGGTATAGGTCGCTGGCTAGCCAAACCAATTCCGAATTCCAGGGCAAGATAGCCGCTGAGTTAGGATCGGGACGGGCTGACACTTCTTCATCGCTGACATCCTGGGGTACACCATCCAAGGCGGCTCCAGTAAACAGCTCTGATCCTGACATCATCTGTCCCCAGTGGCTCAGCGGCACTGATTTGGCCTTGCACATGCCGTGGATATCGACAAAACTGGCTAGGGCATACTTCACCCCCTGATCTTGCAGAGATTCCTTGAGCGCTTGTGATTCTGGAGTTAGGGTTTCAGTCATCTTCTTTATCCTTCAAATTCGGGCATTACTGAATGGTGGGAGGCATCTCTTCGAGGGGAGTTCCTTCCGTCATGGCTCGTTGCAGTTGGGCACTTAGCTCTGCCACGCAGCTTTCTAAAATTTGTTTGCCGAAACTAAAATCTGCTTGGCTAGGGGTTCCCACCGCTCCATGAACACTCTCTTTGTTAACGGTGTAGGCGAAGAAGGAACCAGCCGAGCGATCGGGTTCATCTAGGGCCTTATCCATCTGTACCAGATCGGGCCGCAACGCCAACATCATCGAAGTTTCAGCACAATTGGCATGAAAATTAGCCGCATCTTGGTGATAGAACTGATGAATCTGGGGGGTAATCTCCCACAGCGATCGCAGCGCAATCCGGAGATCGGGATAGGTATGCCGCACATTCTCTAGACCACAACGCAGCGGTGCCCAATTAGTGACGTGACCATTCAGCAGCAGCAAACGCTGGAATCCGGCGCTACAAACCCACTCGGCAATTTCTAGAATCAACTTAGCCAAGGTTTCAGGCCGTAGGGAGATGGTTCCAGGCCATTTTTTGGAATGACCTAAAGAGCAACCATAGGGTAAGGCAGGTAACACGGGGATGCCTGTTTGCGCCGAAACTCCATGAGCCACGGCGATCG from Trichocoleus desertorum ATA4-8-CV12 includes these protein-coding regions:
- a CDS encoding cysteine hydrolase, with amino-acid sequence MTFQFNPQTTALICIDFQTGVFTGEGGLPHVGTAEVLPKAKQVLAAARAAKMPVIHFKEIHRKEMVDFGRELDGAEPIHCLETWPSTDYYWELAPIGGEFAIGKRRYSCFFGTDLEILLRGLKVDTLILMGTMTNVCVHYTAAEAHHRDYHFHVIEDCCAGSDWEAHWAALKAMAYLQRSAPIKHDDFIQATQLVPQPRSPKHSYSTA
- a CDS encoding ABC transporter permease, with translation MSVTQSSLTNLEPTREYHYLQPSTFWSIRQGFPKSLSLLLIAISLVVPLLLWTVVSSLEWVSPIFLPSPALVFQAGLKLFTEDNLALDVLVSSGRVLAGFLAAAVIGVPMGLAMGTFYSLDSLFAPLVGTVRYMPVTAFVPLIVIWLGLGEPSKILIIMLGVVLYNAIMVADAVKFIPNEMINVAYTLGATRRNVVFRVIIPAAFPSVLDTLRVNISGAWNFLVIAELVAAQNGLGFKIIQAQRFLQTEKVLFCIALIGVIGVVIDYGLKSLSQKLTPWADQIRH
- the glnT gene encoding type III glutamate--ammonia ligase; this encodes MTETLTPESQALKESLQDQGVKYALASFVDIHGMCKAKSVPLSHWGQMMSGSELFTGAALDGVPQDVSDEEVSARPDPNSAAILPWNSELVWLASDLYLKGEPFEACSRGILKRVLAEAAAMGFTFNLGIETEFFLLKEGEDGKVTPVSDRDTLAKPCYDLQGLLDNYTWVTEIVEAMNSLGWDVYSFDHEDGNGQFETDFAYCDALKMGDRFTFFRLMVKEIARKHGFFATFMPKPFANRTGSGAHYNMSLANIQTGENLFYEPDDTRGCKLSKLGYQFIAGILKHAPAICAVIAPTVNSYKRLVARGSMSGFTWAPIYVCYGNNNRTNMLRIPLAGGRVECRAADIASNPYLGAAMLLAAGLEGIREGIDPGDPNTENMYNYSLEQLEEMGIRFLPRNLGEAIAAFASDPLSEKVMGPLMYKSYIEFKSQEWEEYHTHVSDWEIQRYLKFF
- a CDS encoding creatininase family protein produces the protein MIHPDNPTNQPVLWEELTWEQITQLREGGINMVILPIGATEQHGLHLPVGVDTFSTIAVAHGVSAQTGIPVLPALPYGCSLGHSKKWPGTISLRPETLAKLILEIAEWVCSAGFQRLLLLNGHVTNWAPLRCGLENVRHTYPDLRIALRSLWEITPQIHQFYHQDAANFHANCAETSMMLALRPDLVQMDKALDEPDRSAGSFFAYTVNKESVHGAVGTPSQADFSFGKQILESCVAELSAQLQRAMTEGTPLEEMPPTIQ